Within Anticarsia gemmatalis isolate Benzon Research Colony breed Stoneville strain chromosome 15, ilAntGemm2 primary, whole genome shotgun sequence, the genomic segment ACAACTGAGCACCGATGATGACTCCTTTGACTGGAATACAACATaacaagttataaaaatatttgtaacaaacatGCGTCTGTTCCTAAGTCTGTATGTATGCTAGATCTTCAAagctacgcaacggattttgatgcggtttttatTAACAGATAGGGTGattcaaaaataaaggtttGGGTAAGTCAGTCAGAAACGTTTAATAATTTGTCAATATTACCTGGAATATACTAGCTCCATAAGGCGTGCGCCACGCATTGAGCAGGTTGTCCTTCCCCGTGGACACGAACCACTTGCCGCACGCCGCGAACTTCAGCGACAGCACGCACGACTCGTGCAGCAGCAGCTGGTAGCGGTCCGGCTTGCCCGCGTGCAGCACTTCCACGTGTGAGTTCTCCATGCCTACCGCTAGCCACGAACCTGATGAACAAATGTTATTAGTGTAATcgtggtatatttattttgtcattacAGCAATTTATGGATAATTGTTGAACAACCTACACGATAGATAAAGAGACAGTAACCGTATAAGCTAATTGACAGTTATTCAATATGATTTTTCTGATCGTATTGATTATTGATCAATCTAGTGTCGGTCCTTCAAGTCGTTCTAGCCGCTCGCTGTGCCTTTGTCACGGTTTggcaactgttatcttaattgacgacCACCGGCACtgacattttacgtgccttttaaagcacgaagacgctcaagTTCAACTAAGAGATGATCGATCTCGCCAATTTCGTGAATAGTAACACAACGCCAATGTTTAATAATAGTGTTATAGGTGTAGGTACCGGTGGGGCAGTAGCCGAGCGAGAAGATCTGCGAGGAGAAGTCGTGCTGGTGCAGCTGGCGGCCCTCGCGCAGGTCCCAGGAGCGCACGGTGTTGTCGAGCCCGCCCGTCCACAGCCGCGTGCCGTCGCCGCTGATGTCGATGCACGACGCGCCGTCCGTGTGCCCTGCGCGCAACAGTCACGTATACAACGAGGACAAGAAATATGTACGTTGTTGTTACGTTAGTGGTCCATCTACTTtcataatgagtcacaccagcacatcaaaatatgactattaaacatactgcatttaatttgtgtacttatgctgataataatagtttttgttttatcaaaatcggatcaaaattaccgaagttacagcgttataaagtttcactgcttttttaaatttgcgttgcttcgcgcgctatgcgctgacgtcacgacgcaacagacacgcttgttcgactgcgggtgatgcggagttttgatttgaaaagtgatttgcatttaatatttaaagagtctgagtatgtgtatgtgttataaatttaatcatcgtgttttttgtaaaataagatatcctcgatctcgattgccacgcacacaatcatcaactagacccaggtaaagaaagttgaactcgtatactactaataatatttttgtgtgtagttaacaataaaattgaaagtttgttagaactggcattacaaataatgagtgttacgtacctaccaagtgtaaatttggaaaacatagttttaaaataatattataaaaaaaaagttgtcacccctgcctctgactttagtcaggttgatggctatcatatgaacgcttgaatctactctgtaggtaggtagtcttatatgattgggtgtgtaatgagaacttttaaactaacattttaattttgatattattagatttaataaacatgggttcttttttcaaaacaaaaaaccaacgccaactcaaccgccgcgctcggctcgccgccgcctgtgaggtcattgaactgcttattaaatagtatcaactgttaggtagaagttcattgctaggtatgtatgaacatgatatgggatcttgatcttgaggaagtgttcaataggcaataaacttctatttaacatttgcgcttgacagtatcagaatcgggctttaagttttagattaggtgtcttttgcaaaaatataaaacagtttacatggtacagaaaaaaacaatttttggggtgttttttcactggagttagtacacataggaacaatacaatattttctaaccattttgtttgtccaccttaagcaaaacaaattacttaaagcgaaaccgcgagagcgcaacgagcctatgtaggtatcggcaagtactgacgaaatagcagtgtcacgagatgacgtcacacgtccgtgcggccgcttcgccggagtttggcgcgaaggccatactttgacgtttaatatctcggtcatttttgaagatacgaaaaaaataaaaacagattttttatccttgaagtacctagtttttaaatatgctcataacaaaaatcattggtgtgactcattatttaaaccaattttaTACTATAGTGAACCGCGTAGTGAAATTTTAGTTGACTGACTGTTTCCTGTCCttcgaatattattttattttgaaattaccTTGAAATTGCCTAACTAATGTTTGATTCTGTAGATCCCATACAGCTATGTTGCCATCCGAACAGCAACTGAAGCAAACCTGTGGaagataaatacaaataaattgtaattagaTAACCACTCTGTGTAAAATTGAAGGTAGATACTTAATGGTACACTATATAAGGTTCCGTCAAGTACATGTATAGTTCgtgtagaaaataattttacaactttttagGGATCCGTTACTGCTTCCCAGTAGGAAGGTAAATACCGGCTAGGAGGCGGTATTGGCCACGTTGGGAACCCGTGGGTGAGGTACCTTGGAGTCAGGCGAGATGGCGAGCGCGTAGCAGGCGGGCGCGGAGGAGGTGAGCTCGGCGCGCATGCGCGGCGTGGGCGCGGCCAGGTCCCAGATGGACAGGTTGGACGCCTCGCCGCCCACGATCAGCGTGCGCCCGTCCGGCAGCAGCTTCACCGAGCGGATGTAGTTGTCGCGTTGCTGCCGACGAAACGGACATGCGTCGTATTACTAAGGTATCAGTCACATTCATGTGAGaacattcaaaattttaatgaggTTTCGAACAGGTTTATTCTTTATCAGCCTTTACTTTTGTAGCTTATttaatacacaaacaaatatgAAACGTCGCctgcttataatattagtaaagaagtAACGATAGTAAAGACTGACCAAGCAGTCGAGCTGCGAGAGCGGTTCGAGCGCGGCGGGCGAGCCGGGGTTGGAGATGTCCCACAGCTTGACGCAGCCCTTGCCGCCCGTGTAGGCGTGGCGCTGCGCCGCCTGCTGCGACAGCGCCACGGCGCACACCACCTCGCCGTGCGGCAGCGCGGCTACTGCCCGGGCGCCGCGCGGCACGCCCGCGCCGCCCAGCGCGTCGGCCGGGAAGCCCACGGGCTGCAGCGGCCCGCCGCACGAGTGGTACGAGTACGCGCTACAGACATACACACAATCATAACACTTCATCACTAGACACTATACTACTCATCGTGTACTTAACTATGCGATACTATGCATTATCTAACACAGAAAGTATCGGGATCAGTAATTTTTACCCTTCTCATCGAAACTTAGGTGATTGCATGATATACTGCGAGTACATAATGAGGTAGTAGGACCgtgaaaaaaatgcataaaaaaacgaaaatctAATCAAATAGAAGTTAAGCTTAAGCTGTTACTTAACATATTTATGAAGAAATTGGCCGTTATTATCACGCTCTTACTGAAACCAATATAATAagcagcaaaaaatattttaaccattACACAAAATTGTATGACATTATACATTCGGCCCTTAGTTACATAAacgataaaaagtatttaacagTATAATACTCACGGTTTAGTAGGCGCGATGCCATTGGTCCGATGGTGTCCGTCATAGTGCATGGGTCCAGGCGCGGAGGCGGGCGCGGGGCCGCGGTAGGCGCCGTACGCTCCGAACGGATACGCGCCGCGGGCACCTGTGGGCGTGGACGCGCGACCTAACTTGCCGCCTGGAGTACCGGGCTTCTCCTGGAATTACATATTTGAATGGGTTAAAAAAGCaatgaaaatgttatataataaaatacgcaCATACGCCTATGGTACCCGTAGATTTAGGCAGAGTAGTGTGAAATACAAAGTCGTTTGACCCTTAACCCTTTGatctcgacaaatcagaacgtacTCACGACGCTATATATTTGTCGACaattgccgacgaaagcgtcgtaagcacgttctgatttgttgagtatagccgaccgtggcggtcaaagggttaagaCTTCCTTGATAAAAGTAAGTGTATAAGATTACAGACAGATACTATAAatattctatacaaaataatatgtgacatcatacacaaatattttaggGCCAAATTAAGCTTACAATCAAAGGTGAAAGAAATACGTTGATGTCTGAAATACACTGGTCATTACGTCTTTACATGATTAGgcacaaaatgttttataaatcaaCTAATTAAATGTACTTACGTCTTTAGAGCTCTTAGGTGTTGAGCGACTTGACGAGGAACCAGATCTTGAAGGCGGTCTGGGACCGTTCTCTGTTCGTTCGCCACCTTCCGTACGAACACTAGGTGAACCTCTTTCCTCCTGCAATTAATCACAGAGCTAATTAATAACACGATATATCATATCCTGTTCCATAGATCgcttttatgtgtttttttttcttgatgatgattttttttattaagatcttagatttttttatcgCAATACGTGCTATTTTATGCTATGCTTATCCAATGAAATTGAAAGATAGAGATATAAAAGAAACGCACAATAATCACAATAATTTTGGTTGAAGGTGAAATATTAATCTTATTAAAAATGCTCGATGACATAGATTCCCAATGTTTTAATGCACatccagttttttttttttttttttttttttttttttttaataacccatatctgtcccactgcagggcaagggtctcctcccgaacgagggggaggggttaggccttgagtccaccacgctggccaagtgcgggttggggactttgcatgccctcaataaatgcacATCCAGTTATGaaactttaaagaaaaaatgtcgcttttaaaaaagaagttgCGTAGAACTTGTAACAGACGGGCGGCAATCAAAAACAAGACATAGGAAAATATGAACGGAGCAAAGAAGTTTgctacttaattaataaattattatagtattctTTGATCCCCGTCCACTCCAATAGAAcatggttttatgtatgtagatgaAATGTAGTTTAGTACAATCCGGTAGAAAATACAAATGTTAATTCTTCATATCCTCAAAATACTGTTACCATCTTACCTCATTGGCCACATCAACAACAAGATCTTGGTCACTTTTTTCAGCGTCGCTATCCTAGAAATGTATATGTACgattaatataacataatataacaaataatattgataacacTCAGCAATCACATTAATTTACAACTATTGTTACATCAGCCATGattaaaagcaatttatttaacaaagctGAACAAACAAGCTGTTTCAGTGGGTGGCCTTTGCGCggtttgttttttaaacgttCGGAATTAATGCAACTATGGTAAGGCCGTACGTCAAAGATAAGCCGTTTGGAaccatttcaaaaataattacagtctagtattttttttagtaattgttaATAACAATTGAAATAAGAAATACAGAACAGAACATCagagttaaatttaattacatttattcatttctaattttaatctaaaaatatgaGTACTTATGGTTAATGATCAACCTTGTGTCGAATGCAAAGGGCCTATCTATAATGGGACTCTTCAAAACTTCCTTCTTGCCTTAAACACGCTTGCTTGCtactattgtataatatttaaataatacacaacgTTTTTAAGCGCTCAATACATTTCCAAacagtttatatattatttcatactacatttccagtcttaccgaggagtCAGTGTTATTACCCTGGTAACTTGGTTGTGGAGGACCTATAGGCAGATACTTCATATAGAATaatggtattcagttgcatacagtaaaactggaagccgactccaaaatagttgtaagaaaggctagGATGACTGactatactataattatttcatacagAACAAAAACCACCCACAACTAACAAACCAATCAAAAGTAAATCGTACAAAAAGCAACATGAATGTAATAGAAGCCGACACATACACTACATAGACTCACATGTCCGAGTACCTTCTCTTCCTTTCTACGTTTGACGTCTAACGCCTCGGGCTCCACGGGGGAACGGGGACGATACTTCTGTTCACGTTCGTGTGGCGATACGGAACGTCTCTGTGGACGAACAGATTGAGAAATATAGCAGGCGATTAGAAAAAATGTCATAGCTCGAAAAACGTTTATTACAAATTACTCATGACATTATAATACTAATCAATTGTACATTTGGGTATAAAACTGTGAACACCGTGATCCTTACACCAGGCATGCCTGTATCGTGGGGTCCCAGCTTATTGAGCAAAAGTACACAGTGTATGTAAATAGAGTGTGTATAGTTGTATAGTTTATCTTTAGCACCATACGCCTATAAATTATTCGGatcgatataaaaaaaatatattaaaggatttatttttgtttacgataTTACATGGCAGACGGGTATACCTACTGTGTAATCGTATTCGGCATAAGTTACACTGTAAGTCGCAGGCTAATAGTCACTGTCAAGCAATTCAAAGTAAGAATGCGCCTAAACTATCGGTTACAATTAGGATACTAAACGAGAAATATATAGTGATCAAACCAATGCAATATCGGGAGGGAAAAGCTTCAATACCtcccattttaaagtaaataataataataataatgtaaaatgacGTCATCGCACATATTTTACAACGCTTTCAATTGATTGTGTGCAGATCGGTGGTAGTATAACACAAAGTCTGTTTGCATTTAATTACCCGTGCATGTATGATATTTGATCCAGTCGTTGGCAGTGtgaaatcattaattaatcaCGTACCATAAGCGAATAACACACGTTTGATTACAACACGTATAGTTTGATGAATTATGTTTGAGATTCGTTTTACAATCCATCTCTGTTCCTGCTAACTACTTTTGCTTTACGCTGCGTTTGCACCAGCGATAGGTGAGGCAGCGAGGCGATGTGCGAGAAGAAATACCCATATAAGATTGCTTTCAAGCTGCTAATATTTGAACGTTTTCCGACAATGCAGCTTTAATGGTACAAAGTGCGTATTATTCTTTTGTTAAAGGTAATCTTCGAAACCTttgaatatatttgtaaaaatctttatcTACTTGAAAGATAGATGACTGCTAATgttgagcaagggtctccttgcAAACGAGCGAGGgattaagtccaccacgctggccaagtaggGACATTGCAGGCGCTCAAACaatgtacttaataaatttattttgtttgtgttaccTGTTGTAATACTCTAGATCCAAGTCTGTCGTCTTCTCGTGAAGGCTGGCCGGGTAACAGCGGCGGAGGCGCCGGCCCGCCCGGTAGAACTGGCGGCTTTATGTCCGCTGGCGGTGGAAGCTCCACCTgtcaaaattataacaacattaATACTTTTGGCCTATATAATGATATTTCATTTGAATCACTGAAGAACTGCTACTAATAGTGACATAAAAAGATGCACTCAtcaaattataatgttacagGAACCTTGTAAGAactaaatgtatatttttatgaatgagtCAAATGAATATAGTTAACCTATTCTTTCTAAAACTACTTTATATTAAAGTACTATATAAAAAGGAGGACTTTTgatgtctttttaaaattagaCGTAACTGCTGGCCTATAAACTTAATCTGCGTTGACGTAAATTTAAGGTAACCAAGTATCTTCCCGAGTTCTCTTTAGACTCCACTAAACTAAACTTGGTTTTCATTACCTAATAACACTCCAActatatacaaaacaaacaaaacaaaatcgaAATAATTTTCCTGTGACTAATAAACGATATCAAAAAGTATGTCACCTTATGCGCAGGCGGCGGTAAGTGTGGTGGGGGAGGAGGCCCCGCCCCCGGAGCGAACAATAACCCACCGGCACCAAGCAACCCCCCCGCGCCAGCCACACCGTGTGACAGACCCGCACTTGCATGAATTTGTTGCTAGAAGGAAAAAACATCAGGTTAAACCATTTAGTTTAGAACTTGCGGTCTCTCTGTTCACATAATTTGCGGTCATATTCAGATCAGTATTGTCAACAGTTAAAGACAGTCATTTACTTTACCgcaagttaataatattaacatttttttgcaaCGTAATAGGGAAAATTGACACATTTTTAAGCTATTGTCATTTTAATAAGGAAAACCGAATTCACTTattcatatttacataacaattacaatgaaaaataagtattaataaccTAGTTTTAACAGTAGTGTAGTTCCCATTGAAAATGATAATTCATGCTGAAAATTGATTCATGAATCCCAAATACAAATGTCCATgatccattaaaaaaaattatatcatgtgaataactaaaacaataacaccCATTTGACTAATCTTTTTTAAACCCATGAATGCATACTCTCTTAGTATGCACCGTTACTCATTACATGATAAAGAAAGAGATAAGATGAAAGTGCGTGTACGTACATATACGTTGTTGTACGTGCACGGGCTCTTGCATCTCGCTCCCACAAATGAAGAATGAGATGCATGTATCACCAATGAATTGTGTAGATTAAATGTAAACCATAATGATTCATTGGCAAACAGTCTGTGTGATTATTGAAACCGACTACTTAATTAGCCAAGTTACAGACTAAATATTATTACCTAACCcacttaacattaaaaaaaaaaattaaataaaaatagtaggaTTGCCAAGAGCACTACTTAACATTACATAAATGTATTGAATTACTTTAGTAGGGGAATTTAGAGCACTGTGTAATGTGTATCGTTGCTGAAGTTCTTATACTAGTCTCCGCAGCACACACTAggattataatataactttataatcagcagCGTCGGAAAACAGATTTGGTATTGTTTTCAAGCGATCATAGGAAAGACACTTTGTATTAGATAGATCACTGTAACTACGAAAGAGCATGACCAAAATTAGTTAACGTTTTAAACAAAGGTTACAATATAAAACTAACATCGagacacataaaaataaatgttaacacAAACTTCGAAGCAATACTTCAAAATTATTAGTACACACAAATAATACACTTCAGACAAGTAAATTTCCAATTAATGATACAAGCTTGTgcatgaaattaattaaaacttgaataaaaactacataccgacataatattcatacaaaatatagtaaaaaaatatactgttagTTTTATAGCTGCGTAATTACGGTGCAAGTGCGCTAATTTATAATTAGGTATGCGTTTCTGCAAAAGACTTTAGGTATAATATAACAACGATGATAATGAGAATTATATTAtcctgttattataataattaaagcatttagtttataatttatgttccACTCGCGAACATTGATTATAATAGTTTCATGTACCTAGCTTACGAGTTCAGTaataactcatataaaataacttaactcGATTATCAAAAGTATTGAAAGTCATCGATGCGTTAATCCATAATGttcattaaaaacaaatctaCTACTTTTATGTGGCATAGACATCCTAAAACACGAATTACCGCTATTGATAAACGACTGAAGGCGATTGACGTGTGCTTGCAAACAATGGAAACGAAATAATGATGTGATTATAAAGCCGAGGATTGACTGATACGTCTGTTGATGCTATTCTAGTCTTTAATATTTCCTGTTCAAGaatgtataaagaaataaaaacgaatGTGAAAGTCTTCCGTAGACGCGAAGCCCCTTAATCAAAGCTTGGCGCACTGTTGAACATTATAAGCCCAGCAAATGACTTTTCTCAATCAAAATGGTTACAAGAAAACCTCGACTATCCATTGACTTCATTATCCCTTTACAGTCCATTAACCTACCTAACTTAAAATCTAAAGTGACTTAGCGGTGGACACAAACATAATCGAAAAATCAACCAATCAGAGAATTGAGAGAGAAAAGAAAGATAGATTACTATATGATTCTAAGTAGAAGTTaacatatcaaaaatataaaacaaaatactaaacaaGTTGAGCAACAAATCGCAATTAGTTCACTATTGTACGAAATCGCTGAACAGGTTGTCCAACAAATCGTATCGAGTCAATACTTGGCTTTAAACAATAACGTCCAATTAGTTTTTCCAATTACTGTGACATAACTTATGTTAAACGCTCGTGGTTTATGTTTAGCCTGTGCATTCTCTTGATTGgcatcgttttattgcaaattttTACATTTCATGACGTCGGTATAATGGATTTTAGtacaacaacaaatactttTGAGAGACACGATTAGAAAAGTATGCTGcagaatattctcaatattatttaaatccgAAAAGGGGtcaattgtaatttttgttacaTGTCAAAATGTTTACTATAATTGGAAATTTGGATAAGAGGAGTAATTTAGGGTTTGGGTTActattttcatagatttttgcGAAACACAAAGAAGGATAATGtgtttatctaaaataataatgcaatgCTTAAGTCGCGTTAATCACAAACGACAACATACAAACATGTTAGACACATTAGTTAAAATGCTACAGTAAAGAGATACTGAATATAATGCCTGTTTAACCACCAAACTATGCcagagataaaataaaaaaatctgtatctTTTTATACTAATCTATAGGCGGTGAAACAGGCTGCAGACATACATAAGAatctaacaataaaacaataatactaaCTAAATGATGAGAATGCAAAAGCTAGCGTGACATAAATGAcaatattgtgaaaaaaaaatgtaaacaaacataaatggCAACACAAAGTAATGGCTAAATGTTAATcacaacatatattatgtaccaaGCACAGTATATCTTGACTTACAAGAAGTTGCTGGAGACCttgctgttgttgttgctgcggacaacattaataatatatatgctcTGTCTCGGACGAAATAACCCTATTACTTTCCTTTTACTTatcattactattatatataatattatttatattgttcatgaataaaagaagaaatataCTCTGCTGCTAAGAAATTTATGTGTAGCTGAGAAATATAACTGAGCATACCTGTTGCAGGATTATACCAAATATATAAGCGATAATAGATAGTTCTTTGCTAATTTTAAGGTCAGCCAATTCGAAagaatttattcataataaatacatattcattTCGAGAGAATAACTCACTAATTCTTTTGCATCCAAAGTAAATGGATGTGACAGTTCATTCCAATAACCTATAAGACTTTCCTTCGTTCCACATTTCTCATTCAAATAAGAATTGAAAGATGTGAACAGGTGGCTGTAATTGGTTACAAACATTTGCATATATATTAAACTGCATCCGTAAACCCACCTGCTAGTCTATTACTTTGGCTTCGAGAGCTTAAGATGTCAGTGTTATTATTGTTGCATAGCAGAGCCTATGAAGTGAGTTAGTGCTTAAGCCTCACACAGCCAGCAGTAGAAATGTTCTAAATAGTCTGCATAACCTAACATTTCTCTGTAAGCGTAAATCTAGAAGgccattaattaaaatgttcctGTCATTTCAGTTTGGCAGAATATAGAGACACAGTATTTAGTATGTCTTAAAAAGGCATAGATTCCCTACATTACATGtgcacatttaaaaataatttgtgtattaaaaattatataatccAAGGTGGTGATATCaataattgttgaaataaatcGCCTTCACcttgtaacataaataaaataagcaaaagaAGAAATGGTCTAGTATAATGATTAATTTGGAACACTAAAAGCCttgtataatgtttttattcctTGAAAAACTCTGAAGAAATTATTTCAGCGTAAGTTACAGCACTACGGTGGTAGGATGATGTTACTTACCCCAATAATGGCGTTCAGTTCTGACATAGTGACTTGTTTAGCTCTCTCCACAGCTGAGGCCACTTGTTGCTGATGCTCCTGTGCTAAAAACGGGAGCACCTGCCCTATAATACCACTTAATCTTTTTGCTATTTCCGTCTGAAAAGTAAAAACCATACATTACAATATGATCTGATActttaaagtatgtatttttctaCTTATTCTGATGTATAAGTACCTGTTTATGCATCTCTACATTGAGACCATATGACATTTCATAATACTGAAAAGGAAACAACTGTTATTAGAATATGTAATCCATGTATAGCATACATAACTATTGCAATTTCAAAATCTGTATACAAGGAAACATTTGCATGATATTTCTAGATAACATGATGTTTAAAttgaaagaataaaaacaaaagttaaagcTTCACCCTTAAAATATAAGATTCAATCAGCAATTACGAGTTTCAACACATTTGCAGATGTAATATTGCAGGATCATTACATAGgattaaatattaagtttaccACAAACATTGTTTTAGCAACCAAACAGTTTATAATGCTTATCAgcctaaaaaaacattaaatatttgaataaacttGTTTTCCTTACAACTCTGTATAGGTTAAATAACGTTATCAGTTTTTCTAATCTACAAAATTAGTTtccataaatatacataagttTCTTTACCATAACATAATGCCTCTGCATTTCGGTCTTCTCACTGGCAAGTTTCTCACATTCCAATTTCAAACTGAAAACAATGATTTGTATCACAATCTCATAATAAGAAtgaataatattctaaataccAATCAAACTAGAACAgatgatattatgaatgtaaatagAACCCATTTCCATACTTACGAGTGGTATTGAGCTTGTAAAAAGTTAAATTCCTCTTTAATACGCTCTAATGTGTCTGCTATTGTGAATTTTATAGGTCCTGCAGGTGGTTGAGGTCCCTAAACAAAAATGACATACAATAAATAGACCTTATCCACACTGACTTCAAAATGAGACTCTGGAGTAGTTTCAATACCGATTAAATAGTACTATAATAAACTTAAAGCTTGTCtaagatataaaaacaatacaaacccTAACTGCGGCCGCCGGGTGCCGCGTAGCCGTTGGATACATCTTAGCAAAAATCAACTCCAATATATCCTTACACAATCAAATATAGTTCTCTTTTGATCCGTTTGCTAACACCATCAGGACCATCTCATATAACACTGGTCACCGCTGCTATAACACACCAAACACCGGAGAGCCCGACTTACGCGCTAACGACAATGATATGCACAAACTTTGCCTCGAAACTTTTGAATTATCGGTCATTATATTGACATAAACAACTTTTATGTACGATTATCAATC encodes:
- the LOC142978692 gene encoding protein groucho-like isoform X4 — protein: MYPTATRHPAAAVRGPQPPAGPIKFTIADTLERIKEEFNFLQAQYHSLKLECEKLASEKTEMQRHYVMYYEMSYGLNVEMHKQTEIAKRLSGIIGQVLPFLAQEHQQQVASAVERAKQVTMSELNAIIGQQIHASAGLSHGVAGAGGLLGAGGLLFAPGAGPPPPPHLPPPAHKVELPPPADIKPPVLPGGPAPPPLLPGQPSREDDRLGSRVLQQRRSVSPHEREQKYRPRSPVEPEALDVKRRKEEKVLGHVSLCSDSDAEKSDQDLVVDVANEEERGSPSVRTEGGERTENGPRPPSRSGSSSSRSTPKSSKDEKPGTPGGKLGRASTPTGARGAYPFGAYGAYRGPAPASAPGPMHYDGHHRTNGIAPTKPAYSYHSCGGPLQPVGFPADALGGAGVPRGARAVAALPHGEVVCAVALSQQAAQRHAYTGGKGCVKLWDISNPGSPAALEPLSQLDCLQRDNYIRSVKLLPDGRTLIVGGEASNLSIWDLAAPTPRMRAELTSSAPACYALAISPDSKVCFSCCSDGNIAVWDLQNQTLVRQFQGHTDGASCIDISGDGTRLWTGGLDNTVRSWDLREGRQLHQHDFSSQIFSLGYCPTGSWLAVGMENSHVEVLHAGKPDRYQLLLHESCVLSLKFAACGKWFVSTGKDNLLNAWRTPYGASIFQSKESSSVLSCDISADDKFIVTGSGDKKATVYEVMY
- the LOC142978692 gene encoding protein groucho-like isoform X1, which codes for MYPTATRHPAAAVRGPQPPAGPIKFTIADTLERIKEEFNFLQAQYHSLKLECEKLASEKTEMQRHYVMYYEMSYGLNVEMHKQTEIAKRLSGIIGQVLPFLAQEHQQQVASAVERAKQVTMSELNAIIGQQQQQGLQQLLQQIHASAGLSHGVAGAGGLLGAGGLLFAPGAGPPPPPHLPPPAHKVELPPPADIKPPVLPGGPAPPPLLPGQPSREDDRLGSRVLQQRRSVSPHEREQKYRPRSPVEPEALDVKRRKEEKVLGHVSLCSDSDAEKSDQDLVVDVANEEERGSPSVRTEGGERTENGPRPPSRSGSSSSRSTPKSSKDEKPGTPGGKLGRASTPTGARGAYPFGAYGAYRGPAPASAPGPMHYDGHHRTNGIAPTKPAYSYHSCGGPLQPVGFPADALGGAGVPRGARAVAALPHGEVVCAVALSQQAAQRHAYTGGKGCVKLWDISNPGSPAALEPLSQLDCLQRDNYIRSVKLLPDGRTLIVGGEASNLSIWDLAAPTPRMRAELTSSAPACYALAISPDSKVCFSCCSDGNIAVWDLQNQTLVRQFQGHTDGASCIDISGDGTRLWTGGLDNTVRSWDLREGRQLHQHDFSSQIFSLGYCPTGSWLAVGMENSHVEVLHAGKPDRYQLLLHESCVLSLKFAACGKWFVSTGKDNLLNAWRTPYGASIFQSKESSSVLSCDISADDKFIVTGSGDKKATVYEVMY
- the LOC142978692 gene encoding protein groucho-like isoform X5, with the translated sequence MYPTATRHPAAAVRGPQPPAGPIKFTIADTLERIKEEFNFLQAQYHSLKLECEKLASEKTEMQRHYVMYYEMSYGLNVEMHKQTEIAKRLSGIIGQVLPFLAQEHQQQVASAVERAKQVTMSELNAIIGQQIHASAGLSHGVAGAGGLLGAGGLLFAPGAGPPPPPHLPPPAHKVELPPPADIKPPVLPGGPAPPPLLPGQPSREDDRLGSRVLQQRRSVSPHEREQKYRPRSPVEPEALDVKRRKEEKVLGHDSDAEKSDQDLVVDVANEEERGSPSVRTEGGERTENGPRPPSRSGSSSSRSTPKSSKDEKPGTPGGKLGRASTPTGARGAYPFGAYGAYRGPAPASAPGPMHYDGHHRTNGIAPTKPAYSYHSCGGPLQPVGFPADALGGAGVPRGARAVAALPHGEVVCAVALSQQAAQRHAYTGGKGCVKLWDISNPGSPAALEPLSQLDCLQRDNYIRSVKLLPDGRTLIVGGEASNLSIWDLAAPTPRMRAELTSSAPACYALAISPDSKVCFSCCSDGNIAVWDLQNQTLVRQFQGHTDGASCIDISGDGTRLWTGGLDNTVRSWDLREGRQLHQHDFSSQIFSLGYCPTGSWLAVGMENSHVEVLHAGKPDRYQLLLHESCVLSLKFAACGKWFVSTGKDNLLNAWRTPYGASIFQSKESSSVLSCDISADDKFIVTGSGDKKATVYEVMY